TATTGCGACAGCACGCTGCTGGCTATGAAGGCCTGCGCGATGGGCTCCAGCACCATGCCACGGCCCAGTTCCTCGGCCACCACCATGGCGTCGATGGCGCCCTGGCCCAGGCCGTCATGGGCCTCGGGCACGGTCAGCGCGGTCAGGCCCAGCTCGGCCAGTTCGCCCCAGGCGGCGCGGTCAAAGCCGCCGGCAGCCACGGCAGCGCGGCGGCGCTCGAAGGTGTAGCCCTTGTCCACCCACTTGCGCACGGCGTCGCGCAGTTGTTCCTGGTCGTCAGAAAAATCGAAATCCATGTTCTTGTCTCCTGGAACTTGGGTTCAGCCGAGGACGGTCTGAGCCACGATGTTGCGTTGGACCTCGTTCGAACCACCGTAGATGGTGGTCTTACGCAGGTTGAAGTAGGTGGACGCCAGGGGCGCATTGGCGGTGACGCCGCCAGGGAAGTTGCCTTGCCAGCCAGCTTCCATGGCCTCTTCGATGAAGGGCAGGCTGAACGGGCCGGCGGCCAGCATCATCAGCTCGGCGTAGCGCTGCTGGATCTCGCTGCCGCGGATCTTCAAAAGGCCGGCGATGTCCAGGGAGTTCTTGCCCGACTTTTCGGCCGACAGCACGCGCAGCACCAGCATTTCGAGGGCCACGACGTCCACTTCAAGCAGAGCGATCTGGTCACGAAAGCGCTGGTCTTCCCACATGCCTTCGGCCTTGGCAATGCGCTTCAAACGCTCCAGTTCGCGCTTGCTGCGGTTCACGTCGGCGATGTTGGTGCGCTCGTGGGACAGCAGGTGCTTGGCGTAGGTCCAGCCCTTGTTTTCCTCGCCGATCAGGTTTTCGGCGGGCACTTCGACGTTGTCGAAGAACACTTCGTTCACTTCGCACTCGCCGTCCAGCAGCTTGATGGGGCGCACCGTGACGCCCTTGGACTTCATGTCCAGCAGCAGGAAAGAGATGCCGGTCTGGGGCTTGCCCTCGGTGCTGGTGCGCACCAGGTTGAACATCCAGTCGCCATGCTGGCCCAGGGTGGTCCAGGTCTTTTGGCCGTTGACGATGTACTTGTCGCCCACGCGCTCAGCGCGGGTCTTGACGCTGGCCAGGTCCGAGCCTGAGCCCGGTTCGCTGTAGCCCTGGCTCCACCACACTTCGCCGCTGGCAATGCCGGGCAGAAAGCGCTTTTGCTGCTCGGCATTGCCAAACGCCATGATCACAGGGGCCACCATCACCGGGCCGAAGGGGATGATGCGGGGCGCACCGGCCAGCGCGCATTCTTCTTCGAACAGGTGCTTTTGTATGGCCGTCCAGCCGGGGCCACCAAACTCTTGGGGCCAGCCAAAACCGAGCCACCCCTTTTTGCCCAAAATCTTGGCCCAGCCCTGCATGTCTGCACGGGTCAGGCGCAGGGCGTTGTGCACTTTGTGCGAGATGTCCTGGGGCAGGTTGGCGTGAACCCATGCGCGAACTTCTTCGCGAAAGGCCTGTTCTTCGGGGGTGAATGCGAGATCCATGCGGCTTGTCTCCTGAGAAGTTTTGTTTTTAGCATGGGCGTTCGTTTTTTTGCTGTCCGGGTGGCGACATGAGGGACCAGGTGACTGCTGAGTGTCGCCTCAGCCAAGCATGACCATGCATGCTGGTGCTGGTGCTGGTGCTGGTGCTGGTGCTGGTGCTGGTGCTGGTGCTGGTGCTGGTGCTGGTGCTGGTGCCGCGCCAGCGATCAGTTGTTGGCCTCCATTGGACTGTTGGCAAGCTAGCCCCCATCCCTTCAATCGACACTTGGCACCTCAGGGGCCTAAAACCGGTTCCTAAGCTTTATTCAAATGAATGATGTGAAACATCACTGGTGTTCCATTGACTGATATTGCTGTGGAGAGAATGATCTGTTCCCAGGCGCTTGGTGCATTCGCATCGGCAGCCATCGACCTCACAATAAAAGGAGACCCCCATGCATGAATGCCCCGTCACCGTTTTTCCGCAGCAGATTCGCTGGGAAACGGGCGGTACCAGTCGCATCCCTTTCCAGGCCTACACCGACGAGGCGCTGTACCGCAAGGAGTTAGATCGGCTGTTTTACAACGGTCACTGGTGTTACGTCGGCTTGGAAGCCGAGATTCCCAACGCAGGCGATTTCAAACGCACGGCCATCGGAGAACGCTCCGTCCTGCTGGTGCGTGAAAAGGATGCTTCGATTCACGTTGTCGAAAACGTCTGCGCGCATCGCGGCATGGCGTTTTGCCGCGAGCGGCATGGCAACCGCGAGAGCCTGACTTGCCCGTACCACCAATGGAACTACACCCTGTCGGGTGACTTGCAGGGTGTGCCGTTTCGGCGTGGTGTGAAGCAGGATGGCAAGGTCAATGGCGGTATGCCTGCGGACTTCAACCCTGCCGAGCATGGGCTGACCAAGCTCAAGGTGGCTACCCGTGGTGGCGTGGTGTTTGCATCGTTCGACCACAGCGTGGAGCCGCTGGAGGATTTTCTGGGCCCTACGATCTTGGGCTACTTTGACCGGCTGTTCAATGGCCGCAAGCTCAAGATCCTGGGGTACAACCGCCAGCGCATTCCGGGCAACTGGAAGCTGATGCAGGAGAACATCAAGGACCCTTACCACCCCGGTCTGCTGCACACGTGGTTCGTTACCTTTGGGCTCTGGCGTGCCGACAACAAGTCGCAGCTGCTGATGGACGCACAGCACCGCCACGCGGCCATGGTCTCGACCCGTGGGGCGGCGGGCAAGGCGGCCGATGTGACGCAGGTGTCAAGCTTCAAGGCGGGCATGGAGTTGAACGACCCGCGCTTTCTTGACATTGCGCAGGAGGACTGGTGGGCGGGCCCGGCCCCCGCAGCCAGCGGTGAGGGCGCAACGGCGCCGAATGCGGTGGCATCGGTCCCTACGGCGGTGATGATGACCGTGTTCCCCAGCGTCATCTTTCAGCAGCAGGTCAACAGCGTGTCCACGCGCCACATCCAGCCCGATGGCAAGGGGGCTTTTGATTTTGTGTGGACGCACTTCGGCTTTGAAGACGACAGCGAAGCAATGACGCAGCGCCGTCTGCGCCAGGCCAATCTGTTCGGCCCGGCGGGCTTTGTGTCGGCCGACGATGGCGAGGTGATCGAGTGGTCGCAAGAAGGCTTTGAGACCAAGCCCGCGCACCGCACGCTGGCCGAGCTGGGGGGGCGTGAGGTGGGCGACACAGACCACATGGTGACTGAGACGCTGATCCGGGGCATGTACGAATACTGGCGCAAGGTGATGGAGGCGTGATCATGGAGTTCCAGACCTACTACGAACTGACGCAGCTTTACGCGCGCTATGCCCGCGCTCTCGACGCCGCAGATTGGGAAGCCTGGCCGGAGTTTTTCATCGAAGACTGCGTGTACAAGCTGCAGCCGCGCGAGAACCACGAGCGCGGGTTTCCGCTGGCCACGCTGGCCTTCGACAGCAAGGGCATGCTCAAAGACCGCGTCTACGGCATCCGCGAGACGCTGTTCCACGACCCCTACTATCAGCGCCATGTGGTGGGTGCGCCGCTGGTGCACAAGGTCGATGCGGATGGCCGCATCCACTGCGAAGCCAACTATGCGGTGCTGCGTACGCGCCTGTCGAAGGAATCGACGGTGTTCAACGTGGGGCGCACGATCGATGAGGTGGTGCCTACGCCGGAGGGCCTGAAGTTCGCGTCGCGCCTGGTCGTCTACGACAGCGAGATGATCCCCAACTCGCTGATCTACCCCATCTGAGGAGCCGCCATGA
This Acidovorax sp. 106 DNA region includes the following protein-coding sequences:
- a CDS encoding acyl-CoA dehydrogenase family protein, whose amino-acid sequence is MDLAFTPEEQAFREEVRAWVHANLPQDISHKVHNALRLTRADMQGWAKILGKKGWLGFGWPQEFGGPGWTAIQKHLFEEECALAGAPRIIPFGPVMVAPVIMAFGNAEQQKRFLPGIASGEVWWSQGYSEPGSGSDLASVKTRAERVGDKYIVNGQKTWTTLGQHGDWMFNLVRTSTEGKPQTGISFLLLDMKSKGVTVRPIKLLDGECEVNEVFFDNVEVPAENLIGEENKGWTYAKHLLSHERTNIADVNRSKRELERLKRIAKAEGMWEDQRFRDQIALLEVDVVALEMLVLRVLSAEKSGKNSLDIAGLLKIRGSEIQQRYAELMMLAAGPFSLPFIEEAMEAGWQGNFPGGVTANAPLASTYFNLRKTTIYGGSNEVQRNIVAQTVLG
- a CDS encoding aromatic ring-hydroxylating dioxygenase subunit alpha yields the protein MHECPVTVFPQQIRWETGGTSRIPFQAYTDEALYRKELDRLFYNGHWCYVGLEAEIPNAGDFKRTAIGERSVLLVREKDASIHVVENVCAHRGMAFCRERHGNRESLTCPYHQWNYTLSGDLQGVPFRRGVKQDGKVNGGMPADFNPAEHGLTKLKVATRGGVVFASFDHSVEPLEDFLGPTILGYFDRLFNGRKLKILGYNRQRIPGNWKLMQENIKDPYHPGLLHTWFVTFGLWRADNKSQLLMDAQHRHAAMVSTRGAAGKAADVTQVSSFKAGMELNDPRFLDIAQEDWWAGPAPAASGEGATAPNAVASVPTAVMMTVFPSVIFQQQVNSVSTRHIQPDGKGAFDFVWTHFGFEDDSEAMTQRRLRQANLFGPAGFVSADDGEVIEWSQEGFETKPAHRTLAELGGREVGDTDHMVTETLIRGMYEYWRKVMEA
- a CDS encoding aromatic-ring-hydroxylating dioxygenase subunit beta, producing MEFQTYYELTQLYARYARALDAADWEAWPEFFIEDCVYKLQPRENHERGFPLATLAFDSKGMLKDRVYGIRETLFHDPYYQRHVVGAPLVHKVDADGRIHCEANYAVLRTRLSKESTVFNVGRTIDEVVPTPEGLKFASRLVVYDSEMIPNSLIYPI